From the Candidatus Nanopelagicus hibericus genome, the window CCCGAAGAAATTTGGCCCAAAATGCAGCACCTTTATTACTTATTGAAGCATTGATGTGTGAATTACGTTAAGAAAATGGTAATTAGCACCCTCCAAAGTAAGGCAAAATACTCTCATGCGACTTGACCATGTTTCCTATGTTGCTTCCCACGATCAGATCTCTGATGTTGTTAATCGAATTGGCTCCCAAATTGGAACCGCATTTGTTGATGGCGGAATTCATCCAAAATTTGGAACCAGAAATTTCACGGCCCCTTTGCTTAATGGACAATACATTGAAGTAGTTTGCCCATTGGATCATCCAGCAACAGATGCAACTCCATTTGGAAATGCAGTTAAGAAAAAAGCTGATGCAGGTGGTGGTTGGTTAACTTGGGTATTTAGTTCAAGTGATTTAGGAAAAGTAGAAGAAAAATTTGGGAGAAAAGCCGCAGATGGATCTAGAACAAGACCTGATGGTAGTGAGCTGAAGTGGAAGCAAATTGGCGTAAAAGACATCATGGGTTCTGGTGAATTACCTTTTTTTATTCAATGGTTGACAGATAAGCACCCTTCAAAAGATGGTAATTCCGTTGCAAAAATTACTAAAATTGTCATTGCTGACGATGAAGAGTTAGCAAATTCTTGGTTTAAAAATGAAATTAACTCTGGATTAACAGATATTCAAATTGAGTGGATAAAACCTGAGTTGAATGAAGGAGAAAAAGGCATTGTAAAAGTTGAAATTGGTTTGAAAGACCATTCAATAATTATTGAATAGGCATTTAAATTTAATATCAACCGTTCAATTCCGAAGTATTTTCTCGAAGCCCTTAAATAGGTCATCGCTAGTCCAGCTATTTTCAAGCAGATAATCAGGCTTCATATCTAGTAGTTCAATAGAGGAATGCGCTCCTGTCGCAGCAGCCATTACAAATAGATCAGAATTCTTGGCGGACAAAATATCACGGGGGCTATCGCCAATAACTAGACCAACTTGATCCTCAGCAAGAGAGTTTTTTGCATTCTCAATAACCAAATCCCTATTCCAATCCTTTTCTGTGGAATAAAATAAATTATTTTTGTCAAAATATTGCAATAGATCAACATGACTTAATTTAATTAATGCACCATTCAGACAATTCCCCGTTCCAATTGCGAGCTCAATATTTGGAGACTCATGTAGCATAATTAAAGTCTTCTTGATCTCGCCAATTACCTGTGTTTTACTCTCCCGCAAAGAACTGGGTAGTAAAAGAGAATACTCATTGAGAATCTGTGTAATCTCATTGAAGGGGGTCTCCATGTTTATTGATTTGAGCAGATATTGGGCGATTTCGTAATCAGTAAACCCGCTTAATTTTTTTCGTTCAATTTGAACTTCCTGACCAGCGAATTTAGATACCGCGTTAGCAAAAGGAACTGCCGCGGCT encodes:
- a CDS encoding VOC family protein; translation: MRLDHVSYVASHDQISDVVNRIGSQIGTAFVDGGIHPKFGTRNFTAPLLNGQYIEVVCPLDHPATDATPFGNAVKKKADAGGGWLTWVFSSSDLGKVEEKFGRKAADGSRTRPDGSELKWKQIGVKDIMGSGELPFFIQWLTDKHPSKDGNSVAKITKIVIADDEELANSWFKNEINSGLTDIQIEWIKPELNEGEKGIVKVEIGLKDHSIIIE
- a CDS encoding HAD family hydrolase yields the protein MQRAKNYKKIKIFWDIDGTLLQTHGAAAVPFANAVSKFAGQEVQIERKKLSGFTDYEIAQYLLKSINMETPFNEITQILNEYSLLLPSSLRESKTQVIGEIKKTLIMLHESPNIELAIGTGNCLNGALIKLSHVDLLQYFDKNNLFYSTEKDWNRDLVIENAKNSLAEDQVGLVIGDSPRDILSAKNSDLFVMAAATGAHSSIELLDMKPDYLLENSWTSDDLFKGFEKILRN